In Desulfomonile tiedjei DSM 6799, a genomic segment contains:
- a CDS encoding cytochrome b N-terminal domain-containing protein, with protein sequence MNGNWIRERIGWEPYLRPFLFKKLPQGTGWMATLGNLSVLLFVLLFFTGIVLAMYYNPSPDKACQSIDYIMNEVPMGSILRGLHHWGAGAMVLVVFVHLLATFFSGSYKAPRELTWIVGVVLFLVTLGLGFTGYLLPWDMKAYWATVVSSSIVKSAPGIGDYMGRIMLGGESVSGLTLTRFYAIHMLLLPALLVILVVMHIYLVRVHGLAEHAEAKSAESEIGRPVQRFFPEHLFRSSIVFCVVLVILIGLSVFGTVPREEMAGTIIDSYQPKPEWYYMWLFQLLTYFSGIWETIVSLIVPVVAIAVLFLVPFLGHPNIRSLADRPAAMAMGVTGVVCIVYLNLMGFASVRPYGETIPVPDRTLSAHEKRGLFVYVERECAYCHQISGRGGNRVGPDLANVASKGRTEDYLNRYVKNPQAVKSTSIMPKYDLSDKDLTALSGIMLALDFSKYPMKIMKREEVLKSISASQSSTTENVQAHLPGGSATASEEAKDR encoded by the coding sequence TCTGTTCGTGCTTCTGTTTTTCACGGGCATCGTTTTGGCGATGTACTATAATCCCTCACCCGACAAGGCTTGCCAGTCTATCGATTACATTATGAACGAAGTGCCTATGGGATCGATTCTGCGAGGACTTCATCACTGGGGAGCCGGGGCCATGGTTCTCGTAGTGTTTGTCCACCTTCTGGCGACGTTCTTCTCCGGCAGCTACAAGGCTCCGAGAGAGTTAACCTGGATCGTCGGCGTAGTTCTGTTTCTTGTGACGCTAGGATTGGGGTTCACCGGCTACCTTCTTCCATGGGATATGAAGGCTTATTGGGCTACCGTAGTCAGTTCAAGCATCGTTAAGAGTGCTCCCGGAATCGGTGATTATATGGGAAGAATCATGCTTGGAGGCGAGAGTGTGTCCGGTCTGACCCTCACCAGGTTTTACGCCATCCACATGCTGCTCCTGCCTGCTTTGCTCGTTATCCTTGTCGTCATGCATATATACCTTGTTCGCGTTCACGGCTTGGCCGAACACGCGGAAGCAAAATCCGCGGAGAGTGAAATCGGCCGCCCTGTCCAACGGTTCTTTCCTGAGCATCTCTTCAGAAGTTCCATAGTTTTCTGCGTGGTGCTGGTCATTCTTATCGGCCTGTCGGTTTTCGGCACAGTTCCCAGGGAAGAAATGGCGGGCACCATTATCGATTCTTACCAGCCAAAACCGGAATGGTATTACATGTGGCTGTTCCAACTCCTGACCTATTTTTCCGGCATCTGGGAGACGATTGTGAGCCTCATCGTCCCAGTGGTCGCAATCGCCGTCCTGTTCCTAGTACCGTTCCTCGGCCACCCTAACATCCGTTCATTGGCCGATCGCCCCGCAGCTATGGCCATGGGCGTTACCGGGGTTGTTTGTATCGTTTACTTGAACCTCATGGGATTTGCCAGCGTTCGTCCTTATGGAGAGACCATTCCTGTTCCCGATCGCACGCTTTCTGCACATGAAAAGCGAGGTCTGTTTGTCTATGTCGAGCGTGAATGCGCCTATTGTCACCAAATTAGCGGCAGAGGCGGGAATCGAGTGGGACCGGATCTCGCTAATGTGGCGTCGAAAGGCAGGACCGAGGACTACCTGAACAGATATGTGAAGAATCCCCAGGCGGTCAAATCCACCTCTATCATGCCGAAGTACGATCTCTCCGACAAAGATCTGACAGCTCTCTCTGGAATCATGCTCGCTCTGGACTTCAGCAAGTACCCCATGAAGATCATGAAACGGGAAGAGGTTCTCAAAAGCATTTCAGCATCCCAGTCGTCAACGACTGAAAACGTTCAAGCGCATTTGCCGGGCGGTTCCGCAACCGCTTCGGAGGAGGCAAAAGACAGATGA
- a CDS encoding fumarate hydratase produces MNNFDYQILEEAAKQLYIRALCDLPPDVRAALKKAYDRETKPTARSVFEAMFKAIEIADTEKTLICQDTGLPIYKVKIGSQFSWDGFQIKNCLYEGARRATQEFPFRSSSTHPLARINPQTSVGPGLPVIYFDFVGDSDCLDILMAPKGSGSENMSKMHMFYPEHGVKALKKFIVDTVVETGANPCPPGIIGVGIGGTADLVMKLAKDAILRPVGQRNHDPEIAKMEEELEDAINATGRGPMGLGGDVSTLAVHIESAYTHITQNPVAVNTQCWPARRSRAVIRPNGTVEYGY; encoded by the coding sequence ATGAACAATTTCGACTATCAAATTTTGGAAGAAGCGGCAAAGCAGCTCTATATACGTGCCCTATGCGACCTGCCGCCTGATGTCAGAGCAGCTCTGAAAAAGGCGTACGATCGCGAAACAAAGCCAACTGCACGGTCTGTTTTCGAGGCCATGTTCAAGGCTATCGAGATTGCAGATACGGAAAAAACACTTATTTGCCAGGACACAGGATTACCTATCTACAAAGTCAAGATCGGCTCACAGTTCTCCTGGGACGGTTTTCAGATCAAGAATTGCCTCTACGAAGGAGCCCGGAGAGCTACTCAGGAATTCCCCTTCCGAAGCAGCTCCACACATCCTTTGGCCAGAATCAATCCCCAGACTTCAGTCGGTCCTGGCCTGCCGGTAATTTATTTCGATTTTGTCGGAGACTCCGACTGTCTCGACATTCTTATGGCGCCCAAGGGTTCTGGATCTGAAAACATGAGCAAAATGCACATGTTTTATCCTGAACATGGAGTAAAAGCCCTCAAAAAGTTCATTGTGGACACGGTTGTGGAAACAGGTGCGAACCCGTGTCCTCCCGGAATCATCGGTGTCGGCATCGGGGGCACTGCCGATCTGGTTATGAAACTGGCCAAAGATGCCATCTTGCGCCCTGTCGGTCAGAGAAATCACGATCCGGAGATCGCCAAGATGGAAGAGGAACTGGAAGACGCCATCAACGCCACAGGTCGCGGCCCCATGGGCCTTGGGGGCGACGTATCCACATTGGCTGTGCATATCGAATCCGCTTACACCCATATTACCCAAAACCCGGTTGCCGTAAACACTCAGTGCTGGCCGGCCAGACGGTCGAGAGCTGTCATTCGCCCGAACGGCACCGTCGAATACGGGTACTAA
- a CDS encoding FumA C-terminus/TtdB family hydratase beta subunit, with protein sequence MTEYHLKSPFSEQDVRQLKAGDIVFFDGLLFGIRDLTQIYMFDQNHEPPVSLVGAPCIHTAPSLRKVGDKWEKICVGTTTSTRMERFTPDLIRKYGVRAIIGKGGLYQGSLDAMKEYGAVYLAIVGGAAALETKQIEEIEAVYWEHLHPEALYQFRVKDFGPLTVAMDSHGRHLYDEVKKEALERLPKIYRELGV encoded by the coding sequence ATGACGGAATACCATCTCAAATCGCCTTTTTCAGAACAGGACGTCAGGCAGCTAAAGGCTGGGGACATCGTGTTCTTTGATGGGCTGCTTTTCGGAATTCGGGATCTCACTCAGATCTATATGTTCGACCAGAACCACGAGCCACCAGTCAGCCTGGTGGGTGCCCCATGCATTCACACAGCACCCAGTTTGCGGAAAGTAGGCGACAAATGGGAGAAGATCTGTGTAGGCACTACTACGAGCACGCGTATGGAGCGCTTCACTCCGGATCTCATCCGAAAATACGGGGTGCGGGCCATCATTGGAAAAGGTGGACTGTACCAGGGCAGCCTGGATGCCATGAAAGAATACGGGGCCGTTTACCTTGCCATCGTGGGCGGTGCGGCAGCTCTGGAAACGAAGCAGATTGAAGAGATTGAAGCAGTATACTGGGAGCATCTTCATCCGGAAGCTCTGTACCAATTCAGGGTAAAGGACTTTGGACCCCTGACCGTGGCGATGGATAGTCACGGCAGGCATCTTTACGACGAAGTGAAGAAGGAAGCTCTGGAGCGACTTCCGAAAATTTACAGAGAATTAGGCGTTTAA
- a CDS encoding cation:dicarboxylate symporter family transporter: MEGKSWSIFRIPLPIRVVGFLIIGLALGLAFPKNTFINYVYISGTYFPKTIVTFAAFLIFNLLAAAMAKMMLWHKEKAGKLFGLILGMYVFMGCISLVYCTGWITVLSDVPFTLPGVEVPGPAAWAKQIGHTFANVLSQQPLLQALLGAMFVGWLTARVPALHRVAYGFIKMGDYILWFFKKLLWYYPIMIGCLAIGIPMKFGMKGMALYGQAVLWVMIVTCVWVMLMILVCRLFTKRTFGQIMSYYGTVWPTGFGTGGSYDTLAINIISAEKDLGLDEDIAEVSIVFGTVLNKNCSTMSVLIVTIIVCKLLNIPISLTEIIMLIPPVMILGLESPGIPGGAGYFMSPIIAVLLSAPDQSVFVTSFVTVFSGLIPMFSTAGNTTDDGVVGCFLQDRFGHLISKGDLEGAGTATEPAIRHQEERKDAVNAN, translated from the coding sequence ATGGAAGGAAAAAGCTGGTCAATATTCCGAATTCCGTTACCGATCAGAGTGGTTGGTTTCCTCATAATCGGCCTTGCTCTAGGATTGGCTTTCCCAAAAAACACTTTCATCAACTATGTTTACATAAGCGGTACGTACTTCCCCAAGACTATAGTGACATTTGCCGCGTTCTTGATCTTCAACCTCCTTGCGGCTGCAATGGCCAAAATGATGCTCTGGCACAAGGAAAAGGCCGGAAAACTGTTCGGCCTCATCCTTGGCATGTATGTATTCATGGGGTGCATTTCGCTTGTATATTGCACGGGTTGGATAACCGTCTTGTCGGATGTTCCTTTTACCCTACCCGGTGTTGAAGTCCCAGGCCCGGCTGCTTGGGCGAAACAAATCGGCCACACGTTTGCCAACGTCCTTTCCCAGCAGCCGCTCCTACAGGCCCTTCTGGGAGCCATGTTTGTCGGGTGGCTAACAGCCCGTGTTCCTGCTCTTCATCGCGTGGCTTACGGGTTCATAAAAATGGGGGATTACATTCTGTGGTTTTTTAAGAAACTGCTTTGGTACTACCCCATAATGATCGGTTGCCTCGCAATTGGCATCCCCATGAAATTCGGCATGAAGGGTATGGCGCTCTACGGGCAGGCCGTGCTCTGGGTCATGATTGTAACCTGTGTATGGGTGATGCTCATGATCCTGGTGTGCAGACTCTTTACGAAAAGAACGTTCGGGCAGATCATGTCCTACTATGGAACCGTGTGGCCGACCGGGTTCGGCACGGGAGGTTCCTACGACACTCTTGCCATAAACATCATCTCGGCAGAAAAAGACTTGGGCCTGGACGAAGATATCGCAGAGGTTTCTATCGTCTTCGGAACAGTCCTTAACAAGAACTGCAGCACCATGTCGGTTCTTATTGTCACCATCATTGTATGCAAACTACTCAATATCCCTATTTCCTTGACCGAAATCATCATGTTGATTCCGCCCGTCATGATACTCGGATTGGAATCACCCGGCATACCTGGAGGAGCCGGATACTTTATGTCGCCGATTATAGCGGTTCTACTGTCCGCACCGGATCAAAGCGTGTTTGTGACAAGTTTTGTGACTGTGTTTAGCGGTCTGATTCCCATGTTCAGCACTGCGGGCAACACCACAGATGACGGCGTAGTCGGTTGCTTTCTCCAGGATCGCTTTGGTCATCTGATTAGCAAAGGTGACCTGGAAGGAGCCGGAACGGCGACTGAGCCTGCAATCAGACACCAGGAAGAGCGGAAGGATGCGGTCAATGCTAACTAA
- a CDS encoding sulfite exporter TauE/SafE family protein, with amino-acid sequence MEVYQIVVLCAAAVASSFIKNTAALGAGVFLTPVLAAVFPPKIALGLGAPILIATDVSSMKNYWGEWENPKEVLRIGISAIPGVILGACIINVVPNNILKTGIGTFALLFSVYHLVKESRLYRSIQPSPTTATGDAPLCSGTVSCTLVGVFGGLASILAHAGGLVFSLYYVGKKLEKRCLMASLIAVFCFSDVVKLIAYLNIGVLSADSCLIILAMSPIIILGGNLGNFLNRKMRTEVFRKIVLLLVFVSAINLLL; translated from the coding sequence ATGGAAGTCTACCAGATAGTTGTGCTTTGCGCTGCCGCCGTCGCTTCTTCCTTCATAAAGAACACCGCTGCCTTAGGAGCTGGGGTTTTTCTCACACCGGTCCTTGCAGCAGTGTTTCCCCCAAAGATTGCCCTTGGATTGGGAGCTCCCATTCTGATTGCCACTGACGTTTCCAGCATGAAGAATTACTGGGGAGAGTGGGAGAATCCGAAGGAGGTTCTTCGTATCGGCATATCCGCAATTCCCGGTGTTATATTGGGAGCTTGCATCATCAATGTTGTACCGAATAATATCCTCAAAACAGGCATAGGCACATTTGCCCTTCTGTTTTCAGTCTATCATCTCGTCAAAGAATCGCGGTTATACAGGAGCATTCAGCCTTCCCCCACAACTGCAACGGGTGATGCCCCGCTTTGTTCCGGCACGGTTTCATGTACCTTGGTGGGTGTCTTCGGTGGTCTGGCCTCCATTCTTGCGCATGCCGGCGGACTTGTTTTTTCGCTCTATTACGTGGGAAAGAAACTGGAAAAACGTTGCCTCATGGCATCGCTCATCGCCGTGTTTTGCTTCAGCGATGTAGTCAAATTGATTGCCTACTTGAATATCGGAGTCTTAAGTGCTGACTCGTGCCTTATCATCCTTGCCATGTCTCCGATCATCATCCTTGGAGGTAACCTGGGCAATTTTCTGAATCGCAAGATGCGGACTGAAGTTTTTAGGAAAATCGTCTTGCTGCTGGTATTTGTGAGCGCGATCAATCTGCTCCTCTGA
- a CDS encoding sigma-54-dependent Fis family transcriptional regulator, which yields MKSLRGRTLMGTRMRHGSPEEKSPRGLSDCRKSVWNPESRYKALLEINNAIINQTSREDLFRCMAREITRYIDYDRFSISIYESDSNSLTVFAMAEGIPIREIDDSRRSMNADTVAKAVITSRKALIISDLAQYAHWNTIQSMIAAGLQSTMAFPLIARGKVVGSLHFSFKSKPSKMEEFAGFLSDLSGQVALAVDNMLSHTKLLELNSNLEQQKHYLMDHVDSQYRPDNFHYSSRVMKEIMAQVDIIADSDAGVLITGETGTGKDYIARYIHHLSSRRDGMFVKVTCPALAESLFESEMFGHAKGAFTGANSKRIGRFEMASGGTVFLDEIGELPLTLQAKLLHVLQDMRFERVGDSRPIAVDFRVIAATNRDLESAIQTKDFRSDLYYRLNTVSFHVPPLRERGEEIEPLIRQLTDSQSENMRRIPPIYSDQAMELMKEHSWPGNVRELKNIVTRLIIVFSGKVVNKKDIEPLLNTKRSESSSTPMTLREVERAHLIKVLSMTKGVVGGKNGAVSILKIPKSTLQYRLYKHGIDPLDFAH from the coding sequence GTGAAATCCCTCAGAGGACGCACATTGATGGGAACGCGTATGAGACATGGTTCTCCTGAAGAAAAATCGCCAAGAGGACTGAGCGATTGCAGAAAATCTGTGTGGAATCCCGAAAGCCGTTACAAGGCTCTGCTTGAGATTAATAATGCTATTATTAATCAGACTTCCCGGGAAGACCTGTTTCGGTGCATGGCAAGGGAGATCACCAGGTATATTGATTACGATCGTTTCAGTATCAGCATTTATGAATCCGATTCAAATTCATTGACTGTATTCGCTATGGCGGAGGGGATTCCCATCAGGGAAATTGACGACAGCCGTCGCTCCATGAATGCCGACACAGTGGCCAAAGCGGTCATTACCTCACGCAAGGCGCTCATCATTTCCGATTTGGCGCAATACGCTCATTGGAACACGATCCAGTCAATGATTGCCGCCGGCCTTCAGTCGACTATGGCGTTTCCCCTGATTGCCCGAGGCAAGGTAGTGGGCTCGCTGCATTTCTCTTTCAAGAGCAAGCCTTCAAAGATGGAAGAATTCGCGGGGTTTCTCTCGGATTTGTCAGGTCAAGTCGCGCTCGCTGTCGACAACATGCTGTCTCATACAAAATTGCTTGAACTGAATAGCAATCTGGAACAACAGAAACATTACCTCATGGACCATGTGGACTCCCAATACCGTCCCGATAATTTTCACTATTCAAGTAGAGTCATGAAGGAAATCATGGCTCAGGTGGACATTATTGCCGACAGTGATGCGGGCGTGCTCATCACGGGTGAAACCGGTACTGGCAAGGACTACATTGCACGGTATATTCATCACTTGAGCAGCAGGCGTGATGGGATGTTCGTCAAGGTCACGTGTCCGGCTCTGGCTGAAAGCTTATTCGAAAGTGAGATGTTCGGGCATGCAAAAGGCGCTTTCACCGGCGCCAATTCCAAACGGATCGGTCGCTTCGAAATGGCTTCAGGTGGAACGGTATTCCTTGACGAAATAGGCGAGCTTCCGCTTACACTCCAAGCCAAACTTCTCCATGTGCTCCAGGACATGCGTTTTGAGAGAGTAGGCGACAGCAGACCCATTGCTGTTGATTTCAGGGTAATTGCCGCTACGAACAGAGACCTGGAAAGCGCGATTCAGACGAAAGATTTTCGCTCCGACCTATATTATAGACTCAATACGGTTTCTTTCCATGTTCCTCCACTCCGTGAGCGGGGAGAGGAAATCGAACCGCTGATTCGACAGTTAACTGATTCACAGTCCGAAAACATGCGTCGAATCCCTCCTATCTATTCCGATCAAGCAATGGAGTTGATGAAAGAGCATTCCTGGCCGGGAAACGTTCGAGAGCTCAAGAACATAGTGACACGATTGATTATTGTATTCAGCGGAAAAGTAGTGAATAAGAAAGACATTGAGCCGCTCTTGAATACGAAGCGCAGCGAATCTTCGAGCACACCCATGACACTGCGTGAAGTGGAGCGAGCTCATCTCATAAAAGTGCTTTCCATGACAAAAGGAGTAGTGGGAGGCAAAAATGGAGCAGTAAGCATCTTGAAAATTCCTAAGTCCACCCTTCAGTACAGGCTGTACAAGCACGGAATCGATCCTTTGGATTTCGCGCATTAG
- a CDS encoding UxaA family hydrolase, with protein MVQFLVHEKADTVGVATVDIKSGEEVHGLYMDSQEPVVVKAVADIPLGHKIALIDFKIGDTVLKYGQDIGKIVAAVNIGDHVHIQNLKTKRW; from the coding sequence ATGGTCCAATTTTTGGTGCACGAAAAGGCAGACACCGTTGGCGTTGCAACGGTGGACATAAAATCGGGTGAGGAGGTCCATGGGCTTTACATGGATTCGCAAGAGCCGGTAGTGGTGAAAGCCGTCGCGGACATCCCATTGGGTCATAAGATCGCTTTGATCGATTTCAAAATTGGTGACACTGTTCTGAAATACGGCCAAGATATCGGCAAAATTGTCGCCGCAGTCAATATCGGTGATCACGTTCACATCCAGAATTTGAAGACAAAGAGGTGGTAA
- a CDS encoding UxaA family hydrolase has protein sequence MTIPKFLGYRRENGRVGVRNHVLILPLDDLSNAACEAVANNVKGTMAIPHSYGRLQFGEDLELFFRTIIGTGSNPNVAAVVVIGIEPEWTDRIVQGIAVTGKPVRGFSIERTGDIGTIAAASRQAKEYVQWATELPRTECTLDELYVSVKCGESDTTSGLASNPTVGNVVEKLVEMGATTCFGETSEITGAEHVCKQRGATPEIGEEFMRVWTAYNDTILQYKTDDLSGSQPTKGNIRGGLTTIEEKAFGNLQKIGKKVSYIGVLKPAEAPKGKGLWYMDTSSAAAEAVTLWAASGAVVHLFPTGQGNIIGNAILPVIKLSANPLTCSTMTEHIDLDVSAILRGEMTLDQAGDALLKMIERTANGRLTASEALGHREFVLTKLYVSA, from the coding sequence ATGACTATACCCAAATTCCTCGGTTATCGCCGTGAAAACGGAAGAGTTGGTGTTCGGAATCATGTCTTGATTCTGCCATTGGACGATCTGTCAAACGCTGCATGCGAAGCAGTTGCCAATAATGTGAAGGGCACAATGGCAATCCCCCATTCTTATGGCCGCCTGCAATTCGGGGAGGATCTCGAGCTTTTCTTCCGGACAATAATCGGAACAGGCTCCAACCCCAATGTCGCAGCGGTGGTGGTTATCGGAATCGAACCTGAATGGACGGACAGAATCGTCCAAGGCATTGCTGTAACCGGCAAGCCTGTTAGAGGTTTCTCCATCGAGCGCACCGGGGATATTGGCACTATCGCTGCAGCCTCGCGTCAGGCCAAGGAATATGTCCAGTGGGCTACCGAACTCCCGAGAACCGAGTGTACCTTGGACGAACTATACGTATCGGTGAAATGCGGCGAATCGGATACCACCTCCGGTCTGGCTTCAAATCCCACGGTTGGGAATGTAGTGGAAAAGCTGGTGGAAATGGGTGCGACCACCTGTTTCGGGGAAACGTCCGAGATCACCGGAGCAGAGCACGTATGCAAGCAACGAGGGGCCACTCCCGAAATCGGCGAGGAGTTTATGAGGGTTTGGACGGCCTACAACGATACCATCCTGCAATACAAAACCGATGATTTGTCCGGATCACAGCCCACAAAGGGAAATATCAGAGGCGGACTGACAACTATAGAGGAGAAAGCATTCGGGAATCTCCAGAAGATAGGCAAGAAAGTGAGCTATATCGGCGTGTTGAAGCCCGCTGAAGCTCCAAAAGGCAAGGGACTGTGGTACATGGACACATCCTCTGCTGCAGCCGAGGCTGTGACTCTTTGGGCGGCTTCGGGGGCTGTTGTCCATCTTTTTCCTACCGGCCAGGGAAATATCATCGGTAACGCCATTCTGCCAGTGATCAAATTGTCGGCGAACCCTCTGACTTGCAGCACAATGACCGAGCATATTGACTTGGACGTATCGGCTATCCTCAGAGGAGAAATGACGTTGGACCAGGCTGGAGACGCACTGCTAAAGATGATAGAGCGTACCGCAAACGGTCGTCTCACGGCATCAGAAGCCCTGGGGCATCGCGAATTCGTGTTGACGAAGCTGTATGTCAGCGCCTGA
- a CDS encoding MFS transporter, which yields MKRTKFDGWLAGFCAARVFNGFVFMTYAAALPLLEKEWGMSALQAGAIASGFQLGYAISQVVFSSIADRVSARTVYLGSLFATGICSLAFALWARDFVSGLILHTMVGVALGGTYTTGVMIIADQYESANRGMAVGFFIAGTSCGYALSLAISGITLPIGGYKLSFFLTCLGPMLAWLVAWITLRHTVVHVRERQSGQNFTREVLRNRRAMLLICGYSFHNWELQGMWSWTPAFMAACMGAAGAVGAKAAGTGANIVALFHVTGLVASFSMGTLSDRFGRARVMLALATVSMMCSFTFGWSLGMPSFVVIGIGVVYALSSIGDSPVLSAALTEVTEPSYLGSALGLRSLVGFGGAAIAPLAFGAILDWSNPLHNGHRLYLTWGWAFSVLGLGGLGAVWAVYRYGKMRESL from the coding sequence ATGAAGCGAACGAAATTTGATGGTTGGTTGGCCGGGTTCTGTGCGGCGAGGGTATTCAACGGCTTCGTCTTTATGACCTATGCTGCAGCGCTCCCGCTCCTTGAAAAGGAATGGGGCATGTCTGCTCTGCAGGCGGGAGCTATCGCGAGCGGGTTCCAGTTGGGGTACGCGATCTCGCAGGTCGTCTTCTCAAGTATTGCAGATCGAGTCAGCGCTCGCACGGTGTACCTCGGATCTCTTTTTGCGACAGGGATCTGCTCTTTGGCGTTTGCACTGTGGGCCAGGGACTTTGTCTCCGGCTTGATTCTTCACACTATGGTAGGCGTTGCGTTGGGAGGAACGTACACTACCGGCGTAATGATCATCGCAGATCAATACGAGTCTGCCAACAGAGGCATGGCGGTGGGCTTTTTTATCGCAGGCACTTCCTGCGGCTACGCACTGTCTCTGGCCATCAGCGGAATCACGCTTCCCATAGGCGGCTACAAGCTCTCCTTCTTCCTCACGTGCCTGGGCCCGATGCTGGCATGGCTTGTGGCATGGATCACGCTGCGGCACACCGTGGTTCACGTTCGGGAGCGGCAAAGTGGACAGAATTTCACCAGGGAGGTCTTGCGCAACCGTCGGGCCATGCTCCTCATTTGCGGATATAGCTTCCACAATTGGGAACTTCAGGGGATGTGGTCGTGGACGCCCGCGTTTATGGCCGCATGCATGGGCGCAGCAGGAGCCGTCGGTGCGAAGGCTGCCGGCACAGGTGCCAACATTGTGGCTCTGTTTCACGTTACAGGTCTCGTGGCTTCGTTTTCCATGGGGACCTTGTCCGACCGGTTCGGTCGTGCTCGGGTGATGCTCGCGTTGGCGACAGTGAGTATGATGTGCTCCTTTACTTTCGGGTGGAGCCTCGGGATGCCTTCTTTTGTGGTTATCGGGATCGGCGTGGTTTACGCCCTCTCCTCCATTGGTGACTCCCCGGTTCTTTCAGCCGCCCTGACTGAGGTGACTGAGCCATCTTATTTGGGGTCGGCTTTGGGGTTACGATCCTTGGTTGGCTTTGGCGGAGCCGCCATTGCTCCACTGGCCTTCGGTGCGATCCTGGACTGGAGCAACCCACTCCACAACGGACATAGGCTGTATCTGACGTGGGGATGGGCATTCAGTGTGCTGGGCTTGGGAGGGTTAGGGGCTGTCTGGGCAGTCTACCGGTACGGTAAAATGCGGGAGTCACTGTAG
- a CDS encoding ankyrin repeat domain-containing protein, producing MPKHKFKVPESIIIFAVLVLAVLLVYSASIVQAADKDPELVRAARKGDLNEVIRLLNQGVDIDAKTHDGQTALMAAAQGGKNLDVVKLLIEKGADVKAKDDSGHTVLMHAAVEGKLDVVKFLIEKGLDVKATDKDGETVLMPAAWGGHLDVVKFLIEKGADVKAKDDSGHTVLMDAALGGNLDVVKFLIEKGLDVKVRDTDGHTVLWPAAWGGHLDVVKFLIEKGADVKAKDDSGHTVLMPAAKGGKLDVVEFLIDKGLDVRARDKSGWTVLMSAAWGGHLDVVKFLIDKGLDVKARDKYGHTVLMCAAKGVNPDVAKLLIDKGSDANAKDDSGKTALMVATDQGRLEIVKLLIEKGVDVNAKEKTNDGLSAFLRSIVRTLKDRNPSHLGRGPGRTALKIAQEKGHKEIMEYLKAHGAQE from the coding sequence ATGCCCAAGCATAAATTCAAAGTCCCCGAGAGTATCATCATATTTGCAGTGCTCGTACTTGCCGTTCTGTTGGTATACAGTGCGAGCATTGTTCAAGCAGCCGATAAAGATCCTGAGTTGGTAAGAGCCGCCCGAAAAGGGGACCTGAACGAAGTAATCCGCCTTTTGAATCAGGGTGTGGATATTGATGCCAAGACCCACGACGGCCAGACCGCTCTCATGGCTGCTGCCCAGGGGGGAAAAAACCTGGATGTAGTCAAGCTTCTCATCGAGAAAGGAGCTGACGTAAAGGCCAAAGATGATAGCGGCCACACGGTTCTCATGCATGCTGCCGTGGAAGGCAAGCTGGATGTGGTCAAGTTCCTCATCGAGAAAGGGCTCGATGTAAAGGCCACAGACAAGGACGGCGAGACGGTTCTCATGCCTGCTGCTTGGGGCGGCCACCTGGATGTAGTGAAGTTCCTCATCGAGAAAGGAGCTGACGTAAAGGCCAAAGATGATAGCGGCCACACGGTTCTCATGGATGCTGCCTTGGGAGGCAACTTGGATGTTGTCAAGTTCCTCATCGAGAAAGGGCTCGACGTAAAGGTCAGGGACACGGACGGCCACACGGTTCTCTGGCCTGCTGCTTGGGGCGGCCACCTGGATGTAGTGAAGTTCCTCATCGAGAAAGGAGCTGACGTAAAGGCCAAAGATGATAGCGGCCACACGGTGCTCATGCCTGCTGCCAAGGGAGGCAAGCTGGATGTGGTCGAGTTCCTGATCGATAAAGGGCTCGACGTAAGGGCCAGGGATAAGAGCGGCTGGACGGTTCTCATGTCTGCTGCCTGGGGGGGCCACCTGGATGTAGTCAAATTCCTGATCGATAAAGGGCTCGACGTAAAGGCCAGAGACAAGTACGGCCACACGGTGCTCATGTGTGCTGCCAAAGGGGTCAACCCGGATGTAGCCAAGTTGCTCATAGACAAGGGGTCGGACGCCAATGCCAAAGATGATAGCGGCAAAACGGCTCTCATGGTTGCCACCGATCAAGGCAGACTGGAAATAGTCAAACTCCTCATCGAGAAAGGAGTTGACGTCAATGCGAAGGAAAAAACTAATGACGGGCTGTCGGCGTTTCTCCGGTCTATAGTAAGAACCTTAAAGGACAGAAATCCTAGCCACCTGGGGCGGGGGCCTGGACGGACTGCTTTGAAGATTGCACAGGAGAAAGGGCACAAGGAAATCATGGAATATCTGAAAGCCCATGGGGCTCAGGAATGA